The DNA window GGCCTTCTGCAGGGTCTCGGTGAAGTTTCGCCCGATGGCCATGGCCTCACCGACGGACTTCATGGTGGTGGTCAGCGTGGGATCCGCCGCTGGGAACTTCTCGAAGGCGAAGCGCGGGACCTTGACGACCACATAGTCCAGAGTCGGCTCAAAGCTGGCCGGGGTCTTCTGGGTGATGTCGTTGGGGATCTCATCCAGGGTGTAGCCCACGGCGAGCTTCGTGGCGATCTTGGCGATGGCGAAGCCGGTGGCCTTCGACGCCAGGGCCGAGGAGCGGGAGACACGTGGATTCATCTCGATGACCACCACACGGCCGCTCTTCGGGTCCACGGCGAACTGGATGTTGCAGCCGCCGGTGTCCACGCCGACCTCACGGATGACGTTGATCGCGATGTCGCGCAGCTTCTGATACTCGCGGTCGGTCAGCGTCATGGCGGGGGCCACCGTGATCGAATCTCCGGTGTGGACGCCCACCGGATCCAGGTTCTCGATGGAACAGACCACCACGACGTTGTCGTTGGCGTCGCGCATCATCTCGAGCTCGTACTCCTTCCACCCCAGGATGGACTCCTCCAGGAGCACCTCTGTGGTGGGCGAGTACTGCAGGCCCGCGCCGGCGATCCGGTGCAGGTCCTCCTCGTCATAGGCCATGCCGGAGCCGAGGCCGCCCATGGTGAAGGACGGGCGGACCACCATCGGGTAGCCGAGGTCCTCGGCGGCCTCCAGCGCCTCCTCCATGGAGTGGACGATCCTGGAGCGGGCGGACTCGCCGCCGGAGCGCTCGACCACACCCTTGAACTTCTCGCGGTCCTCACCGAGCTCGATGGCGTCGATGTTCGCGCCGATGAGCTCGACGCCGTACTTCTCGAGCACCCCGTCCTTGTCCAGGGCGATGGCAGTGTTCAGCGCCGTCTGTCCGCCGAGAGTCGGCAGCAGCGCGTCAGGGCGCTCCTTCTCGATGATCTTGGCGACGACTTCGGGGCTGATCGGCTCCACATAGGTGGCGTCGGCGAACTCCGGGTCGGTCATGATCGTCGCGGGGTTCGAGTTGACCAGGATGACCCGGACCCCCTCCTCCTTGAGCACCCGCAGTGCTTGGGTCCCGGAGTAGTCGAACTCGGCGGCCTGGCCGATGACGATCGGGCCGGAGCCGATCACCATGACGGAGTTGAGGTCGGTACGCTTAGGCATGGAGAGCGGAACCTCCGGTGGTCTCGGCGGAGGCCGAGGGCCTCCGGTCTTCAGGGGGAAGGGTGTCGGCGCCGGTGGTGACCCGGTCGCTGGTCAGCATCTCGACGAATCGGTCGAAGAGGTAGGCGGAGTCATGCGGACCGGCGGCGGCCTCCGGGTGGTACTGCACGGAGAACGCGGGGATGTCCAGGCAGCGCAGGCCCTCGACGACGTCGTCGTTGAGGCTGGAGTGGCTGACCTGCACCCGGCCGTACTGCTCCTGCGGAGCGGTGACGACCTCGCCGATGGGGGCATCGACGGCGAAACCGTGGTTCTGCGAGGTGATCTCCACCTTGCCGGTGGCGTGATCCATCACCGGCTGGTTGATGCCGCGGTGACCGAAGGGCAGCTTATAGGTGCCGAAGCCCAGGGCACGGCCCAAGATCTGGTTGCCGAAGCAGATGCCGAAGAACGGCTTCCTGGCATTCAGCACCTCACGCAACAGGCCGATCTGAGTGGCCGCAGTGGCCGGATCTCCGGGCCCGTTGGAGAGGAAGACGCCGTCGACGTCCAGCTGGTCGATCTCGGCGAAGGTGGTGCTGGCCGGCAGCACATGCACGCGCAGTCCGCGCTCGGCCATCCGAACCGGAGTCATGTTCTTCAGGCCCAGGTCGATGGCGGCCACCGAAGCCAGCGGCTCGTCCTGCCATCCGTGGTCGGCCGGCTCCACCACGTGGGCGGACTCCACCGTGACCTCCTCCGCCAGACGGGCGCCCTTCATCGCGGGCTGGCTGCGGACCTCTTCGACGAGCTCGGCGACAGGGCGCGAGGCGGCCTCGCCGGAGAAGACGCCGGCACGCATGGAGCCGTGGTCACGCAGGTGGCGGGTGATGGCACGGGTGTCCACGTCCTTGATGCCCACCACGTCCTGAGCAGTGAGCTCCTCCTCCAGACTGCGCACCGAGCGCCAGTTGGAGGGGCGGCGGGCGGCGTCGCGGACCACGTACCCGGCGACCCAGATCTTCCGGGACTCGGGGTCCTCGTCGTTGATTCCGGTGTTGCCGATGTGCGGGGCGGTCTGCACGATGATCTGCCGTGCATAGGAGGGGTCCGTGAGAGTCTCCTGGTAACCGGTCATGCCGGTGGAGAAGACTGCCTCGCCCAGGCGGCTGCCGCGGGCCCCATAGGCTGTTCCCTCATGGACGGTTCCGTCCTCGAGGACGAAGAGAGCCGGTTCGATTCTCATGGGGTGTTGGACTCCTCATCAGGGTTCTCGCCGTGGGCGTCTGCTCCACGGTCGGTGAGCGTGCGCAGCTCACCCAGGAGCTGCTGGTGGGCTTCGGCGTGGCGGGCGCGGAAGGCTGTCTCCACGAGCTCCTCCCCGAGCTGCCAGCCGACGATGAGCGCACCGTCGCGCTCGACGAATTTACCGACCACGCCGCGGTCGGTGCGTGTGTGCCGCAGGGCTTCCCGCATGATGAGAAAGTTCGGTGCTCCGGCACGCAGCACCGCGACGCCGGCCTCGTGGACCTCCAGACGACCGTCGGTGCGCAGACCCAGGCCGTGGACCGCAACCCGGTCCAGATAGTCGGAAGCGCGCACGGTGCCGATCACCATGCCCTCCCCTGCGGCCAGCGGTTCTGCGTCGATGACCTCGGCTGGGATCTCAGCAGGCGCGGGAAGGTTGCTCTGGCGTCGTTTCCGGTTGCGCCACCCCAGCCAGATCAGCGATCCGAACAGCAGGATCGCGGCCAGGGAGACCCAGAAGTAGTTCATATAGGTCATAGTCATGGCGAAGGTCATACCAATGCCCCTTCCCGGACCACAGCGCGGCCGTTGAGGACGGTGGCCCGGACCTCACCGGGCAGCTCCATGCCGCGGAACGGCGAGTTGCGGCCCTTGGAAGCGTGCTGGAGCGGGTCCACCGTGCGGCGGGCGGCAGGGTCGACCAGGATCAGGTTGGCGGCCTCACCGGCGGCCAGCGGACGTCCCTGGTGAGTGTGCCGGTAGATCTCAGCAGGCTTGGCGGAGGTGATCTCAGCGACTCGGCGCCAATCGATCAGTCCGGTCTCCACCATGGTCATCTGCACCACGGACAGCGCAGTCTCCAGGCCGGTCATCCCCATGGCCGCCTGCGACCATTCGCATTCCTTGGCCTCGGTGGGATGCGGAGCGTGATCGGTGCCGATGACGTCGATGGTGCCGTCGGCCAGGCCCTCACGCAGGGCGTGGACATCGGCCTCGGTGCGCAGCGGAGGGTTGACCTTGTACACCGGGTCATAGCTGCGGACGAGCTCATCGGTCAGGATCAGGTGATGCGGAGTGACCTCTGCGGTCACGTCGATGCCGCGCTCCTTGGCCCAACGGATGATCTCCACGCTGCCCCGAGTGGAGACATGGCAGACGTGCAGCCGAGAGCCGACATGCTGGGCCAGCAGCACGTCTCGGGCGATGATGGCTTCCTCCGCCACGGCGGGCCAGCCCGGCAGGCCGAGCTCCGCGGAGACACAGCCCTCGTTCATCTGCGCCGGGGTCTCGGTGCCCCAGCCGGTCAGAGCAGGCTCCTGGGCATGCTGGGCGATGAAGCCGTCGAAGGTCTTCACGTATTCGAGCGCGCGACGCATCAGCACCGGATTGTGCACGCAGTGCCCGTCGTCGGAGAACATCCGCACCTGCGCGGAGCTCTCCGCCATAGCGCCCAGTTCGGCCAGCTGCTCGCCGGCCAGACCTACGGTGACCGCACCGACCGGGTAGACCTCGGTGTAGCCGGCGTCCAGTCCCAAACGGTGCACCTGCTCCACGACGCCGGCCGTATCGGCGACGGGCGAGGAGTTGGCCATCGCATGCACGGCGGTGAAGCCTCCCAGGGCTGCGGCGCGGGAGCCGGTGGCCACCGTCTCCGCGTCCTCACGTCCCGGTTCGCGCAGGTGGGTGTGCAGATCCACCAGGCCGGGCAGCGCGATCTGGCCCTCCGCCTCGAGGGTCTCCACCTGCGTCCCCTGGGCACGCAGCTGCTCAGCATGAGAGGAGGCTTCAGGCCCGACGGCGGCGATCCTGCCCTCAGCGATCAGCAGGTCCTGGGGCTGCTCGCCGTAGGGGCGGGCGCCGGTGATCAGCAGAGCGGGGTTCGATGGGGCGGTCATGAGTCATCAGCTCCTGTCAGCAGCAGGTGGAGCACCGCCATGCGCACGGAGACACCGTGGGAGACCTGGTCGAGTGCGTGGTTCAGCGGAGAGTCCGCGGCGGCTGAGGAGACCTCCACGCCGCGGTTCATCGGCCCCGGATGCAGCAGCATGGCCGGGCTGTCGGTCTCCCCCAGCCGCAGCCGTTCCAGGGTGGCGAGGCGCTCATCGGTGAGGCCCCAGCGACGGGTGTACTCGGCCGCCGTCGGGAAGAAGGCTCCGCCGACCATGCGCTCTGCCTGCACGCGAAGCATCATGACCGCGTCTGGGGTGCGTCCTGCTGAGTCGGGGGCCAGGGCCTCGTCGAAGCTGTAGTGGACGGTGACCGGCCAGGTCTCCACACCCACCGGAAGCAGTGTGGCCGGGGCGACCAGACCGACCTCGGCGCCCAGGGTATTGAGCAGCCAGATGTTCGACCGGGCGACCCGTGAGTGCAGGATGTCTCCGACGATCAGCACCTTCATCCCGGAGAGGTCGGTGCCGCGCGGTGACTGCTCGGGGCCGTGGTGGGCGGCGGACCAGCCGCGCCGCAGAGTCAGAGCGTCCAGCAGGGCCTGGGTGGGATGCTCATGGGTGCCGTCGCCGGCGTTGACCACCGCGCAGTCGGTCCAGTCGGAGGCGGCCAGCTGGGCGGCGGCGCCGGAGGCCCAGTGGCGCATGACCACAGCGTCGGCTCCGATGGCTTCCAGAGTCTGCACGGTGTCCTTGAGGGACTCCCCTTTGGAGACTGAGGACCCTTTGGCCGAGAAGTTCATGACATCGGCGGAGAGCCGCTTGGCCGCCGCTTCGAAGGAGATGCGGGTCCGGGTGGAGTCCTCGAAGAAGAGGTTGACCACAGTGCGTCCGCGCAGCGTGGGAAGCTTCTTGACCTCCCGGGCGGAGACTCCGGACATCTCCTCGGCGGTGTCGAGAATGTTCAGGGCCTCGTCCCGGCTGAGGTCTGCGGTGGAGAGGAGGTGCCTCACCGGGTGATCACCACGCCCTCTTCGTCGGCGGAGACGCCGTCGGTCTCCGCCAGCTTCACCGAGACACGCTCCTCACGGGAGGTGGGCAGGTTCTTGCCCACGTGGTCTGCACGGATCGGCAGGTCACGATGACCACGATCCACGAGCACGGCCAGCCGGACGGTCTGGGGCCGGCCGAGGTCGGAGAGGGCGTCCAGCGCGGCGCGGATGGTGCGCCCGGAATAGAGGACGTCGTCGACCAGGACGACGGTGGCCCCGTCCACGCCCGACTCAGGCACATGGGTGGGTTCAGGGGTGCGGGCTGCTCCGGAGCGGAGGTCATCCCGGTACATGGTGATGTCCAGGGCACCGACGGAGACGCTCGGATCGAAGGAGGGATCGATGCGCGCCAGCTTCTCCCCCAGCCGTACGGCCAAGGGGGCGCCGCGGCGCGGGATGCCCAGGAGCATGAGTCCGTCGGTCCCCCGCTGGGTCTCGACGATCTCATGGGCGATGCGCGTCAGTGCCCGGTCCACATCGGAGACGGACATGACCTGCGATGATTCTGCGGTCT is part of the Nesterenkonia lacusekhoensis genome and encodes:
- a CDS encoding aspartate carbamoyltransferase catalytic subunit — protein: MRHLLSTADLSRDEALNILDTAEEMSGVSAREVKKLPTLRGRTVVNLFFEDSTRTRISFEAAAKRLSADVMNFSAKGSSVSKGESLKDTVQTLEAIGADAVVMRHWASGAAAQLAASDWTDCAVVNAGDGTHEHPTQALLDALTLRRGWSAAHHGPEQSPRGTDLSGMKVLIVGDILHSRVARSNIWLLNTLGAEVGLVAPATLLPVGVETWPVTVHYSFDEALAPDSAGRTPDAVMMLRVQAERMVGGAFFPTAAEYTRRWGLTDERLATLERLRLGETDSPAMLLHPGPMNRGVEVSSAAADSPLNHALDQVSHGVSVRMAVLHLLLTGADDS
- the pyrR gene encoding bifunctional pyr operon transcriptional regulator/uracil phosphoribosyltransferase PyrR: MVETPETAESSQVMSVSDVDRALTRIAHEIVETQRGTDGLMLLGIPRRGAPLAVRLGEKLARIDPSFDPSVSVGALDITMYRDDLRSGAARTPEPTHVPESGVDGATVVLVDDVLYSGRTIRAALDALSDLGRPQTVRLAVLVDRGHRDLPIRADHVGKNLPTSREERVSVKLAETDGVSADEEGVVITR
- the carA gene encoding glutamine-hydrolyzing carbamoyl-phosphate synthase small subunit, whose amino-acid sequence is MRIEPALFVLEDGTVHEGTAYGARGSRLGEAVFSTGMTGYQETLTDPSYARQIIVQTAPHIGNTGINDEDPESRKIWVAGYVVRDAARRPSNWRSVRSLEEELTAQDVVGIKDVDTRAITRHLRDHGSMRAGVFSGEAASRPVAELVEEVRSQPAMKGARLAEEVTVESAHVVEPADHGWQDEPLASVAAIDLGLKNMTPVRMAERGLRVHVLPASTTFAEIDQLDVDGVFLSNGPGDPATAATQIGLLREVLNARKPFFGICFGNQILGRALGFGTYKLPFGHRGINQPVMDHATGKVEITSQNHGFAVDAPIGEVVTAPQEQYGRVQVSHSSLNDDVVEGLRCLDIPAFSVQYHPEAAAGPHDSAYLFDRFVEMLTSDRVTTGADTLPPEDRRPSASAETTGGSALHA
- a CDS encoding dihydroorotase, translated to MTAPSNPALLITGARPYGEQPQDLLIAEGRIAAVGPEASSHAEQLRAQGTQVETLEAEGQIALPGLVDLHTHLREPGREDAETVATGSRAAALGGFTAVHAMANSSPVADTAGVVEQVHRLGLDAGYTEVYPVGAVTVGLAGEQLAELGAMAESSAQVRMFSDDGHCVHNPVLMRRALEYVKTFDGFIAQHAQEPALTGWGTETPAQMNEGCVSAELGLPGWPAVAEEAIIARDVLLAQHVGSRLHVCHVSTRGSVEIIRWAKERGIDVTAEVTPHHLILTDELVRSYDPVYKVNPPLRTEADVHALREGLADGTIDVIGTDHAPHPTEAKECEWSQAAMGMTGLETALSVVQMTMVETGLIDWRRVAEITSAKPAEIYRHTHQGRPLAAGEAANLILVDPAARRTVDPLQHASKGRNSPFRGMELPGEVRATVLNGRAVVREGALV